In Rutidosis leptorrhynchoides isolate AG116_Rl617_1_P2 chromosome 2, CSIRO_AGI_Rlap_v1, whole genome shotgun sequence, one genomic interval encodes:
- the LOC139889052 gene encoding uncharacterized mitochondrial protein AtMg00810-like produces the protein MVDDFEKVMQRKFKMSSMGTIKFFLGLQVAQTNKGIFLYQTKSVVDILKHFQMETERPAKTPLSVNHVISPYCEGSKVDQTLYRAIIGSLMYLTASRLDIMLAVCLCAHYQANPNVHHMLVVTMILRYLKDTQSLGLWYPCDDGFELTAYSDSDYGGCKKDFKSTSGEVVLNKGEPAKETEE, from the exons ATGGTTGATGATTTTGAAAAGGTTATGCAACGAAAGTTCAagatgagttccatgggaactatcAAGTTTTTCTTAGGTTTACAGGTAGCTCAGACGAATAAAGGCATCTTCTTGTATCAAACCAAGTCTGTTGTTGATATTTTGAAACATTTTCAAATGGAAACAGAGAGACCGGCTAAGACGCCGTTATCGGTGAATCATGTGATCTCACCATATTGTGAAGGTTCTAAGGTAGATCAGACTCTATATAGGGCTATCATTGggtctctaatgtatcttacagcttctcgactGGATATTATGCTTGCGGTTTGCCTGTGTGCTCAttatcaggcgaatcctaatgttcatcatatgctcGTGGTTACGATGATTCTAAGATATTTGAAAGATACACAGAGTTTGGGGTTATGGTATCCTTGTGATGATGGTTTTGAGCTTACagcatacagtgattcagactatggtgGATGTAAGAAAGATTTCAAGTCAACATCTGGAG AGGTGGTTCTTAACAAAGGGGAACCTGCTAAAGAGACTGAGGAGTGA